One window of the Methylocystis parvus OBBP genome contains the following:
- a CDS encoding glycosyltransferase family 2 protein yields MKIVVAIATTGRPEIVGACLERFSRLTRQPDRLLAIGAAPEDAPKALRGAEFYLARARGLPIQRNLALDLVASDAEIVVFIDDDYVPAPGFVEGIERLFAENPDVVAASGVLIADGVNRKGLSFDQADKLVSAYALNQPLMLADATGAYGCNMAFRLSAAPHLRFDENLPLYAWLEDTDFSAQYARIGRVVRTNHFTGVHLGVTSGRTSGLRLGYSQIANPLYLVRKGTVAPRFALNLALRNMIANLVKSPRPEPNVDRFGRLRGNLIALVDMLRGRSHPLRALDL; encoded by the coding sequence ATGAAGATCGTCGTCGCCATCGCCACAACCGGGCGTCCCGAGATTGTGGGCGCCTGCCTCGAGCGCTTTTCGCGACTGACGCGTCAGCCCGATCGCCTGCTGGCGATCGGCGCCGCGCCGGAGGATGCGCCGAAAGCGCTGCGAGGCGCGGAATTCTATTTGGCGCGCGCCCGCGGCCTGCCGATCCAGCGCAATCTCGCGCTCGACCTCGTCGCCAGCGACGCGGAGATCGTTGTCTTCATCGACGACGACTATGTTCCCGCGCCCGGATTCGTCGAAGGGATCGAGCGCTTGTTCGCGGAAAATCCCGACGTCGTTGCGGCGTCGGGCGTACTCATCGCCGACGGCGTCAATCGCAAAGGCCTGAGCTTCGATCAGGCGGACAAACTCGTCTCGGCCTACGCGCTGAATCAGCCGCTCATGCTCGCCGACGCCACGGGCGCATATGGCTGCAACATGGCCTTCCGCCTTTCCGCCGCCCCGCATCTGCGCTTCGACGAGAATCTGCCGCTCTACGCCTGGCTCGAAGACACGGATTTTTCCGCCCAATACGCCCGCATCGGACGCGTCGTGCGCACGAACCATTTTACCGGCGTGCATCTCGGCGTCACCTCGGGCCGCACCTCGGGGCTACGCCTCGGCTATTCGCAGATCGCCAATCCGCTTTATCTCGTGCGCAAGGGCACGGTCGCGCCGCGCTTCGCGCTCAATCTCGCGCTGCGCAATATGATCGCCAATCTCGTGAAGTCGCCGCGTCCAGAGCCGAATGTCGACCGCTTCGGACGGCTTCGCGGCAATCTCATCGCGCTCGTCGATATGCTCCGCGGACGCTCGCATCCGCTCAGAGCGCTCGATCTTTAG